The sequence ttatttgtttttttaatcttgatatatttaaataaaagtttttaataaaaaaattgcatatgttttctagaattCATCCGAAAtctagcatgaattcaacatatgttattttaatatgtatttagataatttaagtcattaactattgtaatttataatattttttttatatatttttcaaattaatatacgttatttttcttgtccaattttttgtggcattgatagtcaattatattttaaaaacaatttaagtttttaattattgtgatttataacatttttcttctattccaatttcagtggcactaatataatttcaaaagcggaccaaatattttatatcttttaaattttttaagttgttgattattgtgatttctagtatttgtcatgtaattttttttgaaatatataacatattaatttttttttttagatattttaagttgtttacaattgtaatttattataatttttatgtaatttttgaataatatatgttactctccttgtctagTGTTTTGTGTCGacaatagccaattatattttttaaataatttaaattttttatcattgtgatttataatattttttctatctcaatttatttgacacaatgcttaaatgatcataataattaattaggggtaatatagtaaaatcacaactgaagcagaaatcagtcaattttttttgaaaaattgttaattattgttatttacagtactttttatttcattttcaaataatagatgttgctttatatcttcttctgtctcgtcccaatttatgtggcactaatataagtttgatagtaaatcaaatattttatgttgacatatcattttattattcttatttttctaatacataaatgacttataataaggagtgaaaTCAttgttcgaaagacgaaaatttaatttaaaatattgagagttaatttcacattttatgtctattttatttttcatgaaatattatttatttacttaatacctagatgactcataataattaattaagaccgactgattatgttattactataaaaattaatataattttatcatatccaatagtagtCATCtataattcaccgaaatagtatattaattaaatacgaaatgctatatttgcatatgcaaaatatggtattattaaacattattgaatagtgcattatatttatctttcacaataataaaattttactatatatatatatatattaacttgatacatattgactcaacacaaattctaagaaaatattcattagaaatttattttattaaatttattaatttcttactttaaaaatttaaagttaattttaaattttaatatttctatataagaaaaaaataattttaaaatttaaatttactaaaataaataaataaaaagattaattttctatataaaagtcaattaaaataataaaattgatttactttaaatatttagttgcaattaattgatataattttttattttgtcatgatttatgctgcaccgataaaattttgagagttgaataaaacttttatctatttttaaaaaaagtattttaacttgttaattattgtgatttataataatttttacgtaattatcaaataatatatttactccttgtgtcccaatttatgtggcttcgatacaattttaagagtcaactaaaatttttatatatcttttaaatattttaaattgttaattattatgatttgcaacactttttttatctcaatttatgtggaaTTGCTAAAATAATGGGAGTcgataaaatttctatatgtggtaacaaattagttttgaacatgatagctaattaaataaataaaaaaaatttacttccaatatgtagttatagttaattaatataaattaatagaatatattaaatatttaaattattatgatgaaataatggaattattatatattgggacatgtaattaagtgggagtagaggaTTTTTTTGATaggagtcaataaaatttttgtatttcttttaaatattttaaattattagttattgtaatttatggtaataaattaattttgaacattataaataagtaaaaatttaatatataactataattaattaatataaattaataaaatatattaaatatttaaattattatgatgaaataataaaattattatatattaagacATCATATGTAATTATGATGAAAGGaccaaatataatagaaatttcAAGTGTATACTCTTTCCGCCTTTTACGAAACTTCGTTGAGACACATGGGTCCACTCCCTTGTCTCCTTAAACTTAAAGTAACCCAAcacaaaattttcttgaattctAACCCCCTTTTTATCTTTTCTGGTTTTTCATCTGATCTTATCTTAGCttgaaccaaaaaaaaacaagaagttattggaaattttttttggttGTCCTTGACTGAGGTGAATTCTATACCATTTGATTAAGTTGTGATAACGAGTTGAAGGTTATTGTTGCAAAATTTGCCAGTTATGTTGACTTAATGTGAAAGCTGGTTGAATTTTCATTTGGGTAAGTTGTGATCAAGCTCTTGAATATTTGCATGTTGTATTCTTGAGAAAAAGGATAGTACAATTTATACGGTGAAATTGCAGTTTAGTTAAAGGGAGGATTTGAGTTGTAGTTTGGAATTTGCTTATTTTCTTGATCTTAGTTGTAGTTTTGGTCAAACTTTATTGATGGTTGATTAAGGTTTTGGAGAGGTTGTTTTTCTGCATAGAGAATATTGTACTTTGGATAACAACTTTTGATTTTCTGGAGATTGATTATCTTAGATGTAGAtaaattttgtgtattttttggCCTATACAATTGTGAAATGGCAAATTCTGCTGAACCATCATCATCTATAAGCTTTACTTCAACTTCCAACACATCGAATGGTGGGTCGATTGACATTGGCCAAAACACATGTGCCTGTGGTGGCACTGAGACAGGGAGTAGTTATGAAATCATCAGCTTGAGTAAACTCAGTAATAATTTAGAGCAACTCTTGTTGGATTCCAGTACTGATTTTAGTGATGCTGAGATTGTTGTTGAGGGTGTTTCAGTTGGTGTTCATCGTTGTATATTAGCTGGCAGGAGTAATTTTTTCCGGGATCTTTTTAGGAAAGAAAAGGGGAATTGTGGAAAGGAAGGTAAGCCAAGTTATTCTATGATCGATATTTTGCCTTATGGTAAGGTTGGATATGAAGCTTTTCGTACTTTTTTAAGCTATTTGTACTCGGGGAAGTTGAAGCAGTTCCCTCCAGAGGCATCAACATGTGTGGACCCTTTATGTGCCCATGATTCTTGCAGCCCAGCTATCAATTTTCATGTCGAGTTGATGTATGCCTCTTACGTGTTTCAGGTTCCAGAGCTAGGGTCACTTTTTCTGGTTGGTAACATCCTTTCTGCTGATTAATATACATTTCAAGTGGGTTTGTAGTGTTCATTGTGATTCAAGCTAACAAGGACAAATGCAAAAGGTTATAGGCTTTTAGCTCGATGACGATAATTAGATATATTATGAAATCTCGATGtaagtttttgatttgaaatgatttttACTTCTAAACTGATGGTAAACtgtcaaagaaagaaaaattcaatACATTAATCATATTGAAGTGACATACACGGCAAGACCATTGTGGTGTGAATCGAAATCCATTCATTTGCTCATACTTTAGTCGCTACTCTCGTCATGATATTCTTTTCAGTTAATATTGTTTGCTCGGAGAAAAGTAGTTCTAAGTTTTTTTTAAACAGAAAAAGTTACTCATTGCAATAGGACCTTGTCGAGTTTacatgaaatatctccaactcATCGATGGATATAACATTTGGAACTCACTTGATGTTATTATGCAATAAATTTGATTCGTCTGTGTTGGTATCTTTGAGTTTAGCTTGCATATTTAATAATTGTGCTTTAGGCAGTCGGATATCATTGTTAGTTTAAGTTTTGAGGGTAGTGGTCTCTGTGGTAACCTTTTCAAATCTGTCTAATGTTTAATAAACACAATGTATATTGAGGGCACGTAATCTAAGGCTGCTTCGAGTTTATGCATTTGTAAAAAATATGTAGAGCTTTTTTAGCAGCAACCAAGAGAACAGTCTGCTAACACTAGCTTGTATAATTGCAGCGACGCCTTATCAATTTTGTCGGGAAGGCTCTTGTGGAAGATGTTATCCCAATACTTGGAGTTGCTTTCCATTGCCAATTGGACGAGCTTCTCACTCATTGCGTTGATAGAGTAGCGCGATCAGATCTTGAAAGCACATGTATTGAGAAGGAGGTTCCCTTTAAAGTTGCAGAGAGTATTAAGTGTTTGCGGCTGAAATGTCAGGGTGATGAAAGCAAGGTTCTACCCATGGATCCCTTgcatgaaaagagaaaaaataggatATACAGGGCATTGGATTCGGATGATGTTGAACTTGTCAAGCTTCTACTTAACGAGTCTGACATAAGTTTAGATGAAGCCTATGCTCTTCATTATGCTGTTGCATATTGTGATCCCAAGGTTGTTACAGAGGTTCTTGGACTGGGTGTTGCTAATGTCAACCTTCGAAATACACGTGGTTACACTGTGCTTCACATTGCTGCCATGCGTAAGGAACCATCAATTATTGTATCACTTTTGACTAAGGGAGCTCATGCATCGGAGATTACATTGGATGGGCAGAGTGCTGTTAATATCTGTAGGAGGCTGACTAGGCCTAAGGAGTACCATGCCAAAACCGAACAAGGCCAGGAAGCAAACAAAGATCGGGTAtgtattgatgttttggagagaGAGATGCGTCGCAACCCAATGGCAGGAGATGCCTTACCCATGTTGGCCGATGATCTGCCCATGAAACTGCTCTACCTGGAAAACAGAGGTACCTTTTATAATACGCTTGGGTTTTCCACTTTTTACCAATCAAGGCCCAAGCAACTACTAGTCTTCGAGTTCTGGAAGCTAAACTTCTTTGTTGGAAATTCACACTAAGCAAGATTAGTGGTCCTACTGGACTTTGTTCATTTATAATAGTTGTGTAACTAAGATTTAATCATTTTGTATGattagttcatgatttcaaatCTGGAAAACTCCGAAGAGAATATACACTGAATTTGTGAGGAAACCTTAACTGTTAATGTTGAAAGCATGGTAATGTGCTGGTCTATTTGCACCAGGATATGCTGTCGATTAGTAGACGCTCACCTCCAAGTTTTGGTACATGAACTACAGTGTTATCATTTTTTGGACAATGACGCTGGTCACAATACCAGTTAATACCACACTGATAGTATGAGGGAATTTAGGGTAGACTAATCCagtccaaagaaaaaaaaaacgttaacatacacgcacacacacacacacacccgaGTAACTTCTTCATTATAAGATGACTTGGAAGATAGCCAGGATGTTATCATTTACCAATGTTTGCATCTGTTTAGTACAATATCTATTCTGTCAAAATTGACTTGGTTTCTTCATTCAATTCTGATGAATCTATACCACTCAACAAGTTATTTTGTGTTGGCTTTTGTTTTACAGTGGCATTCGCACGGTTATTGTTCCCTCTTGAAGCCAAACTAGCCATGGAAATTGCAAATGCTGAGACAACAGCTGAATTTGCGGACCATTTGACATCCAAAGGTTCATCTGGAAACTTGAGGGAGGTTGATCTGAATGAGACACCCTTAATGCAAAAAGAGAGACTCTCAAAGACAGGTATCCACTGATAGACAGTTTATTGATTAAGCTCGTCTTACATGCACCAGATTACCTATTTATTTCTACTTGCATCATTATCTAATCAGTAGCTATTAATTGACATTAAGAGCATCTAGACCTGAACCCATTTTCTGCTTCCTCCCTCCTTTTCTCCCAAAAGaggaaaagaaggaaaaacaaagAATGAAAACTACTTTTGGTTTATTCTCTAGCATTAACAATTGATGTTAAATCCCCGAAATGTCCAGGATAATAGAATAATTAATATGTGCATGTGTGAAGGATTTTGCCAACCTTCGACATGACTTTAGTATGTCACTTTATAtgcaattttctttttcattaaataCCCTTCTGACTTGAAAGAAcgactatatatataaaattataactGGCAGCATGTACGTGTCATGCCTGTAAGTATGATTATATAAAGTGGAAATTCAGACTTCAAACTGTAATATCTTTGACCAAAATATGGCGAGTAACGACTTCTTATCCTACTTCAAGTCATTTCTTCTGTAGTCTCGCAAAATTGTCCATCTCTTACTGTTGGTCCGTTCCCTCCCTTGACATTTACAGTTAAGAAGCAGCAAGAAGGGAAACACCAGGTTTGTAGTTGTCTATATAGGTGATCATTAGTTTGGACCTCTTTATCCTCAAAGGTGTAAAATCTTCCCTTCTGTTGTTCGTTTTAGGACAGATAGTAAAAAGAGACGGATGAAAGTTTTTATTTGGACCAACTGGTGTCTCTTATTCCCAAACGTGTTCATTTCTCTTATCTTCCCTTTCCTAGTTTCTAGGCAGTgtgaagaaaaagggaaaaaaaagtgaaataggTACATGGTTTTCTTTAGAGAAGAATCAACAAGATATAACAAGctcattatttctttattttttatttttgataaccgTGCTGTCCGGGACAAGCTTTCACGCACCTGGAGTAAATCCACGAAATACGTACCACCTCCCACTAGCAACAAATCAGGTAACTCTATCCATCAAGGCTAGGCCGAATGGAAgacctagttttttttttgtttgtgctGAGATTTGAACCCGAGACTCGGGTtttcaacccacttcattgaccaatAGGCCACATCAGCTCATTATATTTTCTCTATACGGTAATCCCCACCCCTCCGCACCCTTAGACACTCTCTGTCCAGGAGTCATGGGTGGTGCTCCCGTGGTTGTCTTAAACCCCCAACCTCTTTGGTTAGAGGTTGAGGGTTTCTTGGACTAGTCTACACCTCACTTTTCAAGTGCAGATCCTTAGTTTGTTGTCTTTTTTATACATGGCATCATGTCTTGAACTTTGAGTACCTTGGTCATTTAAGTCTGGCATATCACTGATTTCCCCAACCTTCCAGTTTACTACTGAATGTTGCTGGAAAGTTGGCATATGACTTAGTTGAGCTTTTCCCTTTCTTTACAGCTAACTGTTCCTTCAGCAGGATTGTTTGCACATAAAGGTTCCATTATGAATTGAGAATTTCAGAACGATATTTTCAAGTTCCTCTTCTCGTTATTCTAAACCGGTTCTGATTTCATGGTTGCAGTTGAGCTTGGCAGACGCTATTTTCCTCATTGCTCTCAAGTTCTGGATAAGTTTATGGAGGATGACTTGCCCGACTTATTTTTCCTTGAGAAGGGCACTCCAGAGGAACAAAAGATCAAGAGGAGGCGATTTAAGGAGCTCAAACATGATGTTCAAAGGGCATTTAACAAAGACAAGGCTGGACTTCATTGCTCTGGCttgtcttcatcatcatcttccaCCTCTTTTAAAGACGGTACAAGTATCAAAGTCAGGAAACTATGATAGTAACTAGGTTTTGTCCTACAAGTTGTTTGTAAACTCAGTTTTGGATGTAAGAATAATAGCCTTTGAAACACCTACCTTGTAAAACCTTCATTAGAGTGCCTGCTCTATCGTTGACCATTTTCATAGTTCATCTTGTTAAACTTGCTTGTTTACAGTAGAAATAAAGTTGCATAAGAACACGATTGTAGAAATATTAATGATGTGGAAATGATTCACGTATATGGGGAATTTACCGTATTTTGTAACTAGGTAGAGATATTTGGATCATCATTTTTGAGAATGAGATGGGCATTTCTTGTCACAGAAGatggtgtttatgttgtgttgcaGATCATTTTCATGTTACATTcttgaaaaacaaaaattttggtACTAATTTTGCCTCACCTATATCTTCTTTTCTATTCAAGTCAGAATATGATCTCACAAGTTCATCAACAAATgcgctttttttttttaaacataagTTGAAAAGTAAGAAACTACATGTAGGTGTTTTGCAAAAAGTTATCAGCCATTACCATGGGTAAATTCAAAGCATTTCAGCTCTTGTATTATCTGTGTGATTTGAAAGATGCCCAGAACGTGAACATATTCGTGGGCTCTACATATTTGGCACCAACTTCATGCACACAACAATAGCAGCCTTGTGTAATCCAACTTGATGCATAGTAATGAAATTAACATTTGATTAAGAGACACATTGGAATTGTTTTTATAACTCTGGTGTCCAAGCACGTTTGCGTACAAATCCAGCAGATATCTGCCACCTCCCACGAGTACACGTACtaagtaactctgtccaccaagactTGCATATGAGCAGAAGTGATCTAGCATTTTGTTCACAAAATTATTCCACCCACACATAGTAATGTTGAGAAAGAAAGCGCAGGCGCACAAATCATGGCCTGTTCAAGACAAAGGAGTTTTGTGGCCAAACCAATattgtttcataattacataacaATACATCATGAACAGTTTATTATTTGGGATAAAGATTAGGGAAAAGGGAACACAACTCAGAATGAGATAATTGATATTTAACAGGAAATGCCACAATCTATGGTTGTGAAAATCAGGGGCATACCAGAAGAAAGAGAATAACAGAAGCAGACAGAAAATGTAGTACACAAAGAAACAAGCAAAAGAAGAAGTGTACTTCTAAATTCTGATAGTAACAGAATAGATTGCTTTCTTTGTTCTTAAAGAGAATCCCCTCCCCCACATGAGAGAAAGATTCTTGAACCTTACTCAGGATAAGAAACTTGACcggaaaaaaaaagacaagaaaattgagagaattgACAAACCTATACAGGTCTAACGACTTGCCTCCCAAAATCACGtactaagccgggggtctatcggagacagcctctctacttctctacttcacctgaggtagtggtatggtccgCGTACACtctactctaccctccccaaacctcactatgcgggaatacactgggtatgttgttgttgattccCATGCCAACTAGCCCGCACCTCGACTAATCCTCCAGGCGGCCACTATCTCCCACCAACACATACCAACTAATTCTATCCATCAAGGCTTATCAAAAGGATGGCAGGTCGGATATTATTTTACAAGTCTAAAGATATGTAACAGACAGATTTTACCACAAGCTTCTGTATATGAAATCAGTTCATGATACCTAACAAAATATCGAGAGTCCGCTCGTCTAAAGCATGAAGAGGAGTTGTGATGGGAGTAGCAGCTACCAACCGGGATGAGAAGTCCTTTAACTGAAAGAAAGCAGAGTAAAACCAAGTGATCCCCCCCTTCTGAAACTTCAAAATATCATTGAGTGATTTGTGTCCCCTAACAAGAGACGTATTAAGAATCTTAaccgaaaaaaaaaataaaaggtacaACACTGCACATTCAATTAGAAAtacatttttctaaaaaaacagCTTAAGAAAAATGGCCACTTTATTCATCAAAATcgatattgaaaatcaattagcTGATTGAAGTGAACTTTTTAAACTTTCCCACATTGCTGGACCTTCAGGATGTATgtcaacaaaatattttacaaaGCGAGTATCTGAACAAGCAAGAAGAGTGCTCACTGACAATGTTGGTTTTGCAGCACCCTTTTGCTTCAGCCATGCATACATTGAAAACCGACGATGGACTCTGTCCACATCATAGCAGAGGTAAGATGGAAATGATACAATCGACTCCACGGGATAACCTAAATATGTTTTCAGtaaatcaattttcttctcaATCACATTTTTGCTCTGGTTCAGCGTCGTTGGAGCTCGTTTGATCATATTGATTACAACATTGCAGTCCAAACCAGCATTTACTAGGCAATCAAACCTCTCTTGCAATTGGTCTCCCCGTCCACGGAACTGTTTCAAAGCTTTTGCCATCTCATCCGTATTTTCTAAGTAACCTAATCTCAataagaaagtagttttctcaaaTAATTTTCCCGGGCTCTGGGAAGTCATCTGATCCAcgttaaattttgattttgaagctAGTCTAAATAAATTCAAAGGATCATCCTTTACAGTCTGACATAAACGACACTTGTCACCCTTGAAGCCCCTCAAAACAGTCTTTGGTCCCTTCAGAGAATGTGAACCCAGAAGTTGTATATGTGCAGATACAATGTTTGAAATGTTATCGATCTCTAATCCAATCTCCAATAAGAAGTACAATGCATGCCAGAGATTTTTAGCACACTTCAGAGATAGAATATTAGGATTTTGACAGAATAGTGAGTATACGTCATTCATTTTAAGACCCAACTTCAGTAATTGCCCAACCAATACATAAATCCGTTTCCC comes from Capsicum annuum cultivar UCD-10X-F1 chromosome 2, UCD10Xv1.1, whole genome shotgun sequence and encodes:
- the LOC107858976 gene encoding BTB/POZ domain and ankyrin repeat-containing protein NPR1, encoding MANSAEPSSSISFTSTSNTSNGGSIDIGQNTCACGGTETGSSYEIISLSKLSNNLEQLLLDSSTDFSDAEIVVEGVSVGVHRCILAGRSNFFRDLFRKEKGNCGKEGKPSYSMIDILPYGKVGYEAFRTFLSYLYSGKLKQFPPEASTCVDPLCAHDSCSPAINFHVELMYASYVFQVPELGSLFLRRLINFVGKALVEDVIPILGVAFHCQLDELLTHCVDRVARSDLESTCIEKEVPFKVAESIKCLRLKCQGDESKVLPMDPLHEKRKNRIYRALDSDDVELVKLLLNESDISLDEAYALHYAVAYCDPKVVTEVLGLGVANVNLRNTRGYTVLHIAAMRKEPSIIVSLLTKGAHASEITLDGQSAVNICRRLTRPKEYHAKTEQGQEANKDRVCIDVLEREMRRNPMAGDALPMLADDLPMKLLYLENRVAFARLLFPLEAKLAMEIANAETTAEFADHLTSKGSSGNLREVDLNETPLMQKERLSKTVELGRRYFPHCSQVLDKFMEDDLPDLFFLEKGTPEEQKIKRRRFKELKHDVQRAFNKDKAGLHCSGLSSSSSSTSFKDGTSIKVRKL